A stretch of DNA from Yoonia sp. G8-12:
ACAGGGTGGTGCGCCAAGAGGTTCCAAGATCCGCGAGCGCGTCACAGCATGACGGCCGGCGCTGAACGACACAGCCTGCCTTTGACGGTCCGTGCGGTGTCGGCCTAGAAATGTCTGGATCTTCAAAATATTGCCCGGTTCAAAGGACGTTCCTTTGATGCCGCGCAAACGCGGATCGTTTTGATCCGGCAGTCCGTAACAGATGGCCAGATAACGGCGTTCCACCGTATGCGCCGCGAATTGATCCGCCAGATGATGATGCGCGCGGTCGGTTTTCGCGGCAACCAGCAGACCCGTCGTCTCTTTGTCAATCCGGTGTACGATGCCGGGTCGCTTCATACCGCCCACACCCGACAGGGTTTCACCGCAATGGTAGATCAAGGCGTTGACCAATGTGCCACTTGGGGTCCCCGGGGCCGGATGCACCACCATGCCGCTGGGTTTATTCACGACAATCAGATCTTCGTCTTCAAAGACGACATCCAACGCAATGTCTTCTCCGCCAATATGGCTTTCTTCCGCAACGGCAACCGTAACGGTCACAACCGCACCCTCACCAATTCTGTGGCGCGGGTCTGTGACGACAGCCCCGTCAACCGTCACAGCGCCATCATTGATCAATTTCGCAAGCCGCGACCGGCTCAGCGATGCATCATCCGGCACATCACGCCCGAGGGCTTTGTCCAAACGCGGTGGCGGGTCTGCGTTTATAACAAACTGAACAATATCAGACACGCGCATGCTCCATCATCTTGCCCTAAAAACTCCCGCCGGAGGCTCCGACGGCAACAACATATATAAAGCTAAGGGGAAGTGGTACCGCCTCCCCGGCTTGAACGGGGGACCCCTGGTTCCACAAACCAGTGCTCTAACCAACTGAGCTAAGGCGGCAACAGGGGTGATTTAGCGGGATGGGATCACGATTGCAAGTGCCTATGCGCGGAAACTATCGGGGCCGAAAGCGCCATCCCCTTGCCAATGCGGCATGCTGCGCTGTAGGACCAAAGCCAGCAATTCTAGGGGACAACCATGGGTATCAACAACGAGCGCGACATCGAGGCAAACATGCAAATCGGACCAACCGATCTGGGCATGGTGCGGATATTCATCGAAGCCGATGGTGTCGAAATTCCAATGGATTTCGAGCCTGAAGAGGCCGACGAGATCGCAGAAGAGATCAAAGCCGCCGCACTGGCTGCGCGGGCCGTCAAAAAGCGGTAACAAACCCCGGATCACGCGCCGCCTGTGCCCGGACCGCTGCATGGCGCGCGAATCGCTGCATCATCACCTTGCGTCGGGCGGGGGACAATTTCGTTTCCGGCCCCATACGAATGATCTCGCCGTCATAGGCATCAGCCAGAATCAGGCCCGTTTCTTCCGGCAAAAGCTCGGTCGGGAAATCGCTATCGACAGCCCAGAAAAAACGGTCGCACCATTCCAGATAGCCCTGCCATTTGCTGTCTGATTGAAAATCAGCGCGGCTGGACTTGCATTCGATGATCCAGATCTCGCCCTTTGGGCCCAACGCCATGACATCGACACGCAGGCCGGATGTGGGGACCAACTCTTCGACACTAACAAAATCATGGCTGCGCAAAGCGCGGCTGACACCCCGCGCCAAAAGCTGACCGGGCATCAGGCTGGGGCTGAAGGACACGTCTGACATGACCAGCACCCTGAACAATAGGTGAACATAACTCAAGCTAAAATCGCAAACACGCAACGCGACTCAATGCTGCGAATGAGCGGGTTCACGCAACGAAACAATACCAAATCAGGGGGCGCATTGATCAGGGGCTACAAATATAATTGCTTATAATCATATACTTATGCGCCTTTTGCCATTTTCAATTAAATGACACGCGACACATTTCTGACCAAAACCAGACACATTGAGCGCAATCAACGGCGCAAAAGCCTTGTCGCTGTCACGTTTTGGGCAGCTTTCCTACGTAAAAGTTAAGGCAACTAGTAGGAGCGTAACAATGTCACTGTTTGCTAACATCACCTTCTTCGAAGTCTCGATGGCCCTCGTGTTTATCGGTATCGCAGAACGGCTGCTGCTGGGCTACGCCCCCGCAGAAATGGTCGGCGCCAAAGGTTGGCTGATCCGCGGCGACATCGAAGAATAACAGCACAACAGGGCTTGCCCTTCACCACCCGGCCACCTACCTGTTGGACGACGGGTTCTGTGCTTCTCGTATACCATAGGTACAAATCCAGTGGCCTTAAGCAAATCCGAGGGAGCTGGCTCTGTTCTGACCCTGGTCTGATTACCTGGCGCCCACCTGTATATACAGGTCCTCGGGATTAGTTACCTCTACGGTTGTCATGGTCCCCGTCACTTTCGCTCCGCTATTGACCCCGTGACGCACCCGCTTCAACGCGAATAGGAATTAGCGGTCCGCGGCGATCATCATCGCCGTCGTCGTCCGCTTGGCTCATGACCACAATCGCAAACTGGACGCTGCCAAACACCGTCCCGTTGAAGAACCACAGCAAGAACACCGCCAGATAGCCAACGTCCGATCCTGCGATCAGGCCGCCAAGTCCAGCCACATCATACCACAGGATCAGCGCGACAAACACAGCGGACAGCCCGAAGCCAATCGCACAGTGGCGCAGATAAAGACGCATCAGGTTCGGTTCA
This window harbors:
- a CDS encoding MmcB family DNA repair protein; the encoded protein is MSDVSFSPSLMPGQLLARGVSRALRSHDFVSVEELVPTSGLRVDVMALGPKGEIWIIECKSSRADFQSDSKWQGYLEWCDRFFWAVDSDFPTELLPEETGLILADAYDGEIIRMGPETKLSPARRKVMMQRFARHAAVRAQAARDPGFVTAF
- a CDS encoding DUF6324 family protein produces the protein MGINNERDIEANMQIGPTDLGMVRIFIEADGVEIPMDFEPEEADEIAEEIKAAALAARAVKKR
- a CDS encoding RluA family pseudouridine synthase, with product MSDIVQFVINADPPPRLDKALGRDVPDDASLSRSRLAKLINDGAVTVDGAVVTDPRHRIGEGAVVTVTVAVAEESHIGGEDIALDVVFEDEDLIVVNKPSGMVVHPAPGTPSGTLVNALIYHCGETLSGVGGMKRPGIVHRIDKETTGLLVAAKTDRAHHHLADQFAAHTVERRYLAICYGLPDQNDPRLRGIKGTSFEPGNILKIQTFLGRHRTDRQRQAVSFSAGRHAVTRSRILEPLGAPPCAALIECWLETGRTHQIRVHMAHCGHALIGDPVYGGRRKLSPKAIGEAGVAAVAAFPRQALHAATLGFMHPVSGEFLQFEADIPQDMRDLLRVLGGQG